In Aureibaculum algae, the following are encoded in one genomic region:
- a CDS encoding GH35 family beta-galactosidase yields MVNKLSIKIVVLLFLSIQVITAQTQNKVAIPHLKKQGVTTQLIVEGKPFLILGGELGNSTFTTVENMVPVWPKLKAMNLNTILAPVFWELIEPTEGNFDFKVLDDLIHETRKNNLKLVLLWFGSWKNSMSSHAPAWIKTNQKKYPRAKSKELESQEILTPFSNDNLKADKNAFIALMQHLKEVDGKEHTVIMVQPENEIGMLPSARDYHPLATKEFKSPVPIELMSYLVKNKKRLVSEFRAIWDKNGNKKSGSWEEVFGKGNQTDEIFMAWYFAKYANEIIKAGKEVYPLPMFVNAALNAKGRRPGEYPSAGPLPHLMDVWKAAGTEIDFLAPDFYNPDFKYWNDLYTRQGDPLFIPEHKFDNTVAGKAAFAFGHYEAMGFSPFSIESVEEPENEAIGKMYGLIQQLIPIIMENQGFGNIEGVLLDKENEGSVIKLGDYEFTFNHSYKLGWEAEAKNETWDMAGAIIIQTDDDEFYVAGNGIYVTFKNLKNPNLTVGILKVDEGIFENGNWKILRHLNGDQTHQGRHLRIFKENYKIQRLQLYNYE; encoded by the coding sequence ATGGTAAATAAACTCAGCATAAAAATCGTTGTTTTATTATTTTTGAGTATTCAGGTAATCACTGCTCAAACACAAAACAAAGTTGCGATTCCACACCTAAAGAAACAAGGGGTAACGACTCAACTCATTGTTGAGGGGAAACCGTTTTTAATATTGGGGGGTGAGTTAGGTAATTCCACATTTACAACCGTTGAAAATATGGTTCCAGTTTGGCCAAAATTAAAGGCCATGAACTTGAATACTATTTTGGCACCTGTATTTTGGGAATTAATAGAGCCAACGGAAGGCAATTTTGATTTTAAAGTATTAGATGATCTAATACATGAAACAAGAAAAAATAATTTAAAGTTAGTTTTGCTTTGGTTTGGATCATGGAAAAATAGTATGTCTAGTCATGCACCGGCATGGATTAAAACAAATCAAAAAAAATACCCTAGAGCCAAAAGTAAAGAGCTTGAAAGTCAAGAAATACTGACGCCTTTTAGTAATGATAATTTAAAAGCTGATAAGAATGCTTTTATAGCATTGATGCAACATTTAAAAGAAGTTGATGGTAAAGAGCACACAGTGATCATGGTTCAGCCTGAAAATGAGATTGGAATGTTGCCTTCAGCAAGAGATTATCATCCATTGGCAACTAAAGAATTTAAAAGTCCAGTTCCTATTGAGTTAATGTCATACTTGGTTAAGAATAAAAAGAGACTTGTTTCAGAGTTCCGTGCCATTTGGGATAAAAATGGAAATAAAAAGTCAGGATCTTGGGAAGAAGTATTCGGAAAAGGAAATCAAACGGACGAAATTTTTATGGCTTGGTATTTTGCCAAATACGCAAATGAAATCATAAAAGCAGGAAAGGAAGTTTATCCATTACCTATGTTCGTAAATGCAGCTTTGAATGCTAAGGGTAGAAGACCAGGGGAATATCCGAGTGCAGGACCATTACCGCATTTAATGGATGTATGGAAGGCAGCGGGAACTGAAATTGATTTTTTGGCACCTGACTTTTATAATCCTGATTTTAAGTATTGGAATGATTTGTATACGAGGCAAGGAGATCCCTTATTTATTCCAGAACATAAGTTTGACAATACAGTAGCTGGAAAGGCCGCCTTTGCCTTTGGGCATTATGAGGCTATGGGTTTTTCTCCTTTTTCAATTGAGTCTGTTGAAGAGCCTGAAAATGAAGCCATCGGTAAAATGTATGGACTAATTCAACAATTGATTCCTATTATAATGGAAAATCAAGGTTTTGGTAATATCGAAGGTGTTTTATTGGATAAGGAAAATGAAGGAAGTGTAATAAAATTAGGTGATTATGAATTTACTTTTAATCACAGTTATAAGTTGGGGTGGGAAGCCGAAGCTAAGAACGAAACCTGGGATATGGCTGGTGCCATTATTATCCAAACAGATGATGATGAATTTTATGTAGCAGGCAATGGTATTTATGTCACTTTTAAAAATTTGAAAAACCCTAATTTGACTGTTGGTATTTTAAAAGTTGACGAAGGTATTTTTGAAAATGGGAATTGGAAAATTTTAAGGCATTTAAATGGAGATCAAACCCATCAGGGGAGACACCTTAGAATTTTTAAGGAAAATTATAAAATACAACGATTACAATTATACAATTATGAATAA
- a CDS encoding sialate O-acetylesterase — translation MNNKVVLILFAILFNTFFCWGQIKLPKLISDGVVLQRDTNVKIWGWASPNEEIEISFKEDKYNTHADAFGNWQFVLLPQKAGGPFSMELTGTNKISVNNILFGDVWICSGQSNMELTMDRLKDKYPKVIENSENSNIRQFLVPDKYSFTKAYQDVESGSWKQANPENLLNFSGVAYFFAKDLFEKYGVPIGLVNAALGGSPVESWMSEDALKKFPESFNELQKFKDSTYIAAIEKSDKTRQAEWYAQLNNTDSGFKNDSEWFLGKTDDSSWEEMVVPGFWSNTTLGDVNGAVWFRKHITIPQHMIGKEAKLWLGRIVDQDHVYVNGEFVGTTGYQYPPRKYAVGNQLLKSGDNTITVRVINEQGKGGFILDKPYFLAVGKDTIDLQGKWKYKLGVIMKPLRGPTFVRWKPSGLYNKMISPLLNYNIKGAIWYQGESNAGHPDLYFDTFPAMINNWRADWQLGNFPFIYVQLANYMAETDQPTESNWAKLRQAQLQTLKLPNTGMAVITDLGEWNDIHPLNKEDVGKRLAQEAYRLAYGESKVKLCPIPEKSQFENKKVKITFRYADLGLKTKDGRALRYFEISKDGKTFHKAKAKISGDKVIVWNENISNPIAIRYAWADNPQKANLVSNNDLPVSPFEILK, via the coding sequence ATGAATAATAAAGTAGTATTGATTTTATTTGCTATTCTTTTCAATACATTTTTCTGTTGGGGGCAAATTAAACTCCCAAAATTGATTAGTGATGGTGTTGTTTTGCAACGAGATACCAATGTTAAAATTTGGGGCTGGGCTTCACCCAATGAGGAGATAGAAATCTCATTTAAAGAAGATAAATATAATACGCACGCAGATGCTTTTGGCAATTGGCAATTCGTACTTCTTCCTCAAAAAGCGGGAGGTCCATTTTCAATGGAATTGACAGGAACTAATAAAATTTCAGTAAATAATATCCTGTTCGGTGATGTTTGGATATGTTCAGGGCAATCTAATATGGAGTTGACCATGGATAGATTAAAAGATAAATATCCGAAGGTTATAGAGAATTCAGAAAATTCAAATATTAGACAATTTTTGGTGCCCGATAAATATAGTTTCACAAAAGCATATCAAGATGTAGAGTCTGGTAGCTGGAAGCAGGCAAACCCAGAAAATTTGCTAAATTTTTCAGGTGTTGCTTATTTTTTCGCTAAAGATTTGTTTGAAAAATATGGTGTTCCCATTGGGTTAGTAAATGCCGCTTTAGGGGGCTCGCCTGTAGAATCTTGGATGAGTGAAGATGCTCTTAAAAAATTTCCAGAGTCGTTTAATGAACTTCAGAAATTTAAAGATTCAACTTATATAGCAGCCATAGAGAAAAGTGATAAGACACGACAAGCAGAATGGTATGCTCAATTAAACAACACTGATAGTGGATTTAAAAATGATAGCGAATGGTTCCTTGGAAAAACGGATGATTCTAGTTGGGAAGAAATGGTAGTGCCGGGGTTTTGGTCAAATACAACATTGGGTGATGTAAACGGAGCTGTTTGGTTCAGAAAGCACATTACAATTCCTCAACATATGATTGGAAAAGAAGCTAAACTATGGTTAGGTAGAATTGTAGATCAAGATCATGTTTATGTTAATGGTGAATTTGTGGGTACTACGGGGTATCAATATCCACCTAGAAAATACGCAGTAGGTAATCAATTGTTAAAATCTGGAGACAATACCATAACCGTTAGAGTTATTAATGAGCAGGGAAAAGGAGGCTTTATTTTGGATAAGCCCTATTTTCTCGCAGTAGGAAAGGATACCATTGATTTACAAGGAAAATGGAAATATAAGCTAGGTGTAATTATGAAACCATTACGAGGTCCTACGTTCGTTAGATGGAAACCAAGTGGGCTATACAATAAGATGATTTCACCTCTATTAAATTACAATATTAAAGGAGCTATTTGGTACCAAGGAGAGTCAAATGCTGGCCATCCTGATTTGTATTTTGATACGTTTCCGGCAATGATTAACAATTGGAGAGCGGATTGGCAGTTAGGTAATTTCCCTTTTATTTATGTGCAATTGGCCAATTATATGGCTGAAACGGACCAGCCAACGGAAAGTAATTGGGCAAAACTAAGACAGGCTCAATTACAAACATTGAAACTTCCAAATACGGGAATGGCTGTTATAACTGACCTAGGGGAATGGAATGACATACATCCGTTGAATAAGGAAGATGTAGGCAAAAGGCTAGCTCAAGAAGCGTATAGATTGGCCTATGGCGAAAGCAAAGTAAAGCTTTGTCCAATTCCAGAGAAATCCCAGTTTGAAAATAAAAAAGTGAAAATCACCTTTAGATATGCAGATTTGGGATTAAAAACAAAAGATGGCAGGGCCTTAAGGTATTTTGAAATTTCAAAAGATGGAAAAACATTTCATAAAGCAAAAGCCAAAATAAGTGGTGATAAAGTTATCGTATGGAATGAAAATATCAGCAATCCAATAGCAATAAGATATGCTTGGGCCGATAATCCTCAAAAAGCGAATTTAGTTTCAAATAATGATTTACCGGTGTCACCATTTGAAATCCTAAAATAA
- a CDS encoding DUF1593 domain-containing protein: MKAIISIIVILLCIQPFNAQSIDKNRVVILSDIEADPDDTQSFVRLFLYANQIDIKGLVATTSCWHQTQVNPESIKKIVNAYGKVQPNLLKHESEFPTEENLLSLVKVGKPLYGMKGVGENMDSEGSDWIIKVLEEKDDRPLWISVWGGANTLAQSLYKIKKTKSKKEAKRLISKLRVYTISDQDDSGLWMRNNFPDLFYIVSPGDDYGSATWTGINSYIKGIDNTTISNKWIAQNIQQGHGALGAVYPDVAWGVEGDTPAFLSLIPNGLNESEHPEWGSWGGRYELYLPDFSKTKEGGSIVTIAPETRKIWTNANDSFSPHIEKEYGRTIKPDTVVFKGYKETLWRWRDDFQNDFAARMDWCTQSYSEANHPPVPVLSHPSQLTVKSGENFNLDAFDSTDPDGDNLSFLWIYYGEEGTYKNEINMGASNVHGVNLTAPKVNKKETLHFIVKVSDKGTPVLSRYERVIVTVVPK; encoded by the coding sequence ATGAAAGCAATAATTTCAATAATTGTTATTTTACTATGTATCCAACCCTTTAATGCACAATCAATTGATAAAAATAGGGTTGTTATTTTGTCTGATATAGAAGCGGATCCAGATGATACTCAATCTTTTGTGCGTTTATTTTTATATGCTAATCAGATAGATATTAAAGGATTAGTTGCTACTACGTCTTGCTGGCATCAAACACAAGTAAACCCAGAATCTATAAAAAAAATAGTGAATGCTTATGGTAAAGTTCAGCCCAATCTTTTAAAACACGAGTCTGAATTTCCTACTGAGGAAAATTTATTGTCACTTGTAAAAGTAGGAAAGCCTCTATATGGGATGAAGGGTGTAGGTGAAAATATGGATTCAGAGGGGTCCGATTGGATTATAAAAGTTTTGGAAGAAAAAGATGACCGTCCTTTATGGATATCAGTTTGGGGTGGAGCAAATACATTGGCACAGTCACTCTATAAAATTAAAAAGACTAAAAGTAAAAAAGAAGCCAAAAGGTTAATTTCAAAACTTAGAGTTTATACTATTTCTGACCAAGATGATAGCGGTTTATGGATGCGAAATAATTTTCCTGACTTATTTTATATCGTTAGCCCTGGTGATGATTATGGTAGTGCTACTTGGACTGGTATTAATAGTTATATAAAGGGAATAGATAATACAACGATAAGTAATAAGTGGATAGCACAAAACATTCAACAAGGCCATGGTGCACTTGGGGCTGTTTATCCAGATGTTGCTTGGGGGGTAGAAGGTGATACACCTGCGTTTTTGTCGCTAATACCCAATGGTCTAAACGAGTCAGAACATCCTGAGTGGGGAAGTTGGGGAGGTCGTTATGAATTGTATTTGCCTGATTTTTCTAAAACAAAGGAAGGAGGTTCCATCGTAACTATTGCTCCAGAAACTCGTAAAATTTGGACAAATGCTAATGATAGTTTTTCGCCTCATATAGAGAAGGAGTATGGAAGAACAATAAAACCTGATACTGTTGTTTTTAAAGGGTATAAGGAGACGCTATGGCGTTGGAGAGATGATTTTCAAAATGATTTTGCTGCCCGTATGGATTGGTGTACACAATCGTATAGTGAAGCCAACCATCCTCCAGTACCTGTCTTAAGTCATCCAAGCCAACTTACCGTTAAATCAGGCGAAAATTTTAACCTAGATGCTTTTGATTCGACAGATCCAGATGGAGATAATTTAAGTTTTCTATGGATTTATTATGGAGAAGAAGGTACGTATAAAAACGAAATAAATATGGGGGCTTCAAACGTTCATGGAGTAAACCTAACGGCTCCGAAGGTAAATAAAAAAGAAACACTTCATTTTATTGTAAAGGTTTCTGATAAAGGAACTCCGGTATTATCGCGGTATGAACGTGTAATTGTGACTGTAGTGCCCAAGTAA
- a CDS encoding glycoside hydrolase family 26 protein, translating to MRKVSLIILLLFLQNGFSQEAIPRFNYNAKYEPETGIYHGAGQDKNGFHDYVNAVGQNKMPAIYMTYVNITAPVKKIESWGIGLKHVLDSLPKGIIPQIGLGFTGGNDTGAGLDKEVADGKYDKQLQVFYNVLLDLDRPSFTRIGYEFEGDWNGYSPESFKKVFITISKAFKEKNIKSATVWCSGGGSADFIGLEKLMAYYPGDEYVDWWGIDIFSPEEFDHIGLENFFDRAHMHKKPVMIGESTPRYVGVLDGKTSWDKWFKPYFEMLYNNPGVKAFCYINWDWIYWSNKIGFQWHDWKDARIEKNPFVLEAYKKEMENPIFIHLNNK from the coding sequence ATGCGTAAAGTAAGTTTAATTATTCTATTGTTGTTTTTGCAAAATGGATTTAGCCAAGAGGCAATCCCCCGTTTTAATTATAATGCTAAATACGAACCAGAAACAGGAATTTATCACGGTGCTGGTCAGGATAAAAATGGGTTTCATGATTATGTAAATGCCGTTGGGCAAAATAAGATGCCTGCAATATATATGACATATGTTAATATAACTGCACCAGTAAAAAAGATTGAATCTTGGGGAATAGGTTTAAAACATGTTTTAGATAGTTTGCCCAAAGGGATTATACCCCAAATTGGTTTAGGATTTACTGGTGGTAATGATACTGGGGCAGGTTTAGATAAAGAAGTAGCTGATGGAAAATATGACAAACAATTACAAGTATTCTATAACGTACTTTTGGATTTAGACAGACCCTCTTTTACCAGAATAGGGTATGAGTTTGAGGGTGATTGGAATGGATATTCTCCTGAAAGTTTTAAAAAAGTATTCATAACTATTTCTAAAGCATTTAAAGAAAAGAATATAAAATCAGCTACGGTTTGGTGTTCTGGTGGTGGTTCGGCTGACTTTATAGGGCTTGAAAAGTTAATGGCATATTATCCCGGAGATGAATATGTCGATTGGTGGGGGATTGATATTTTTAGTCCAGAAGAATTTGATCATATTGGCTTAGAAAACTTTTTTGATAGAGCTCATATGCATAAAAAACCAGTAATGATTGGCGAGTCGACACCACGATATGTTGGAGTTTTGGATGGTAAAACTTCTTGGGATAAATGGTTTAAACCTTATTTCGAGATGTTATATAATAACCCAGGGGTAAAAGCATTTTGCTACATCAATTGGGATTGGATATATTGGTCTAACAAAATTGGTTTTCAATGGCATGATTGGAAAGATGCCCGTATCGAAAAAAATCCATTTGTTTTAGAGGCTTATAAAAAAGAAATGGAGAATCCCATATTTATTCACCTTAATAATAAATAA
- a CDS encoding sugar phosphate isomerase/epimerase family protein: protein MQDKDLNGNNTMKVDFNFQNYTDVILEGFDNENQSLWKTRYIKNNPKNKNIGIQLVSVHDNMLDNPEETLIQLGRMGYSYVETFVYKNGSFYGQTPKQFKAMVEKSGMKFLGSMTFFDPEDKNDDTVINTWWNKTIQDHKKAGVEYLSTSNSKLKDIKTVKELQEYSNYYNKVGKLCKENGLKFVYHNHADEFLKVEGVTIYDYFLQNTNPEYVYFQSDVYWMQVGGVNPVDYFKNYPNRFISWHVKDYKELGESGKIDFKDIFNYQEIAGVQYILSEVEDYSFPPLFSVSLAWEYIYYELLK, encoded by the coding sequence ATGCAAGACAAAGACCTTAATGGTAATAACACAATGAAGGTCGATTTTAACTTTCAAAATTATACGGATGTTATATTAGAAGGGTTTGATAATGAGAATCAAAGTTTATGGAAAACCAGATACATTAAAAATAATCCTAAAAACAAAAACATTGGTATTCAGCTAGTTTCTGTACATGACAACATGCTTGATAACCCAGAAGAAACCTTAATTCAACTAGGTAGAATGGGGTATAGCTATGTTGAAACTTTTGTATATAAAAATGGTAGTTTTTACGGTCAAACCCCAAAACAGTTTAAGGCTATGGTTGAAAAATCAGGTATGAAATTTTTGGGTTCTATGACTTTTTTCGATCCTGAAGATAAAAATGATGATACTGTAATAAATACGTGGTGGAATAAAACGATACAAGACCATAAAAAAGCTGGTGTTGAATATCTATCTACCTCAAATAGTAAATTAAAAGACATTAAGACGGTCAAAGAACTTCAAGAGTATTCTAATTATTATAATAAAGTTGGAAAACTTTGTAAAGAGAACGGACTTAAGTTTGTGTATCATAATCATGCTGATGAATTTTTAAAGGTAGAAGGCGTAACCATTTATGATTATTTTCTTCAAAACACCAATCCTGAGTATGTCTATTTTCAATCAGATGTATATTGGATGCAAGTGGGAGGAGTGAATCCTGTCGATTATTTTAAAAATTATCCTAATAGATTTATTAGTTGGCATGTGAAAGATTATAAAGAATTAGGTGAAAGTGGAAAAATAGATTTCAAGGATATTTTCAACTATCAAGAAATAGCTGGAGTTCAATATATCTTGTCAGAAGTTGAAGATTATAGTTTTCCACCTTTATTCAGTGTTAGTTTAGCTTGGGAATATATTTATTATGAATTATTAAAATAA
- a CDS encoding ThuA domain-containing protein, which yields MKYLLLTIFFFTMIKTNAQDQFSVLLFTQHDDWHYNTIPVAIHAFEEMAEEHQFTFNWTQRPNDLIEKLPEHDVVIFMNANADSLKTKHMVALKAFMKRGGGFVGIHGTADGENNNSWFDGLVGAKFVNHPKLQAAIVKVENNDFPATWHLPKKWLRSDEWYNFENMNLDKLNILLTVDEASYDFTAGYDDIPLKGMGEKHPISWYQEYEGGRSFYTALGHKPETYKDKNFLNHIFGAIYWTLNK from the coding sequence ATGAAGTATCTTTTATTAACTATATTTTTCTTTACAATGATTAAAACAAATGCTCAAGATCAGTTTAGTGTTTTATTGTTTACCCAACATGATGATTGGCATTACAATACCATCCCTGTTGCTATTCATGCCTTTGAAGAAATGGCAGAAGAACATCAGTTTACGTTTAATTGGACACAAAGGCCAAATGATCTTATAGAGAAATTACCAGAACATGATGTCGTAATATTTATGAATGCTAATGCCGATTCGTTAAAGACAAAGCATATGGTTGCTTTAAAAGCATTTATGAAACGAGGCGGAGGCTTTGTTGGTATACACGGAACAGCAGATGGTGAAAACAATAATTCTTGGTTTGATGGTCTTGTTGGAGCTAAATTTGTAAATCATCCAAAATTACAAGCAGCAATAGTAAAAGTTGAGAATAATGATTTTCCTGCAACTTGGCATCTACCAAAGAAATGGCTTCGTAGTGACGAATGGTATAACTTTGAAAACATGAATTTAGATAAACTAAATATTCTTTTGACTGTTGATGAAGCTTCTTATGATTTTACTGCGGGTTATGATGATATCCCGTTAAAAGGTATGGGAGAGAAACATCCTATTTCATGGTATCAAGAGTATGAAGGAGGAAGGTCATTTTACACTGCTTTAGGTCATAAACCTGAAACGTATAAAGACAAAAACTTTTTGAATCACATTTTTGGTGCAATATACTGGACACTTAATAAATAA
- a CDS encoding SMP-30/gluconolactonase/LRE family protein, producing the protein MKKVVIQILRKLKGSLEFLSIFFLLFLLVACNVESDIKFPVKVGIKPESITKGFNDNYYVSVMNGKEKGDGEIVEISKEGVRVFAKGFDEPKGIVFIEGHLYFSDLDCVWKVDKDGKTGIFVKKDDFPKEVLYLNDVAVDADAKGFYVVDMGATKYMRDEKNNLWPLDSDEAKLVPELGRVYHVDLQGKVSLVQDTSPLMLNPNGVGLDNNNNIMVTSFFLGNVLVNKGGELAPLKGVFRGADGIEQDSSGNYYVSSWSEGKVWKINGKTEEATVLIDGLKSAADFYLEEHNERLLVPDMLSGIIYAVDLNK; encoded by the coding sequence ATGAAAAAAGTAGTTATCCAAATCTTAAGAAAATTAAAAGGGAGCCTAGAATTTTTGTCAATTTTCTTTCTATTGTTTTTATTAGTAGCATGTAATGTTGAGTCTGATATTAAATTTCCAGTTAAAGTGGGTATAAAACCTGAAAGTATAACCAAAGGATTTAATGATAATTATTATGTATCTGTAATGAATGGCAAAGAGAAAGGAGATGGTGAGATTGTTGAAATTTCAAAAGAGGGAGTACGTGTATTTGCAAAAGGATTTGATGAACCAAAGGGGATTGTATTTATAGAAGGACACCTCTATTTTTCAGATCTAGATTGCGTTTGGAAAGTAGACAAGGATGGAAAAACGGGTATTTTTGTAAAAAAAGATGATTTTCCAAAAGAGGTATTATACTTAAATGATGTTGCTGTTGATGCGGACGCTAAAGGTTTTTACGTGGTGGATATGGGAGCAACCAAATATATGCGAGATGAAAAGAACAACCTATGGCCTTTAGATAGTGATGAGGCTAAGTTAGTACCAGAATTAGGTCGAGTTTACCATGTAGATTTACAAGGAAAAGTGTCTTTAGTGCAAGATACATCTCCTCTGATGTTGAATCCAAATGGCGTAGGGCTGGATAATAATAACAATATTATGGTTACATCATTTTTTCTTGGAAATGTGTTGGTAAACAAAGGAGGTGAATTAGCACCTTTAAAAGGTGTGTTTAGAGGTGCGGATGGTATAGAGCAAGACAGTTCAGGTAATTATTATGTGAGTAGCTGGAGTGAAGGAAAGGTTTGGAAAATAAATGGAAAAACGGAAGAAGCCACCGTGTTGATTGACGGATTAAAATCGGCAGCCGATTTTTATTTAGAAGAGCATAATGAACGATTACTCGTTCCTGACATGCTCTCAGGAATTATATATGCCGTTGATTTAAACAAGTAG
- a CDS encoding glycoside hydrolase family 43 protein gives MRKVIPFLIIAIVLSSCNTKSKENTTTVQTEIEQNYYNNPILSGWYPDPSITQDDNGNYYLVTSTFSFFPGIPIFKSTDLVNWVQIGNVLDRPEQLELEGLGVSRGIFAPDISYDNGLFYLTCTVVDGKGNFVVTAKNPAGPWSNPTYFPEVNGIDPALFFDGDKSYLIYNSDAPDNKPLYQGHRTIRMVEFDKEKLKVVGEHRILINGGVDISKKPVWIEGPRMYKLNGYYYLMAAEGGTSVDHSEVILRNKNINDEFIPYKDNPILTQRQLDPNRKDPITSAGHADLIQTKNGEWYGVFLATRDYGDDHYNTGRETFLAPVKWVDDWPIFDLDGETIKYQYPLPKGVKINKEAFKLNGNFTYTEGFETNKLGYHWMFLRTPKDTWYSLEEKKGFLTINTRPQTLSGLINPSFIGHRQQHLKGSASVTMDFSTQSPNESAGLVAFQNEAHFYYLCKSVKNGNPIVQLIKGGEKELTVIASVDLPETTSTIQLKIEANVDTYNFSYAIGDDWKILAENSDGKYLSTKEAGGFVGVTLGMYTTSNGKESTNKAYFDSFTYTGNDAIYE, from the coding sequence ATGAGAAAAGTTATACCATTTCTAATCATCGCAATTGTATTGAGTAGTTGTAATACCAAAAGCAAAGAGAACACTACGACCGTACAGACAGAAATAGAACAAAATTATTACAATAATCCAATTTTGTCGGGTTGGTATCCTGACCCCAGCATTACACAAGATGATAACGGTAATTACTATCTTGTTACCTCTACCTTTTCTTTTTTTCCTGGCATTCCTATTTTTAAAAGTACAGACCTTGTAAATTGGGTGCAAATTGGTAATGTTTTAGATAGACCTGAACAATTAGAATTGGAAGGTTTGGGAGTCTCTAGAGGTATTTTTGCCCCAGATATCAGTTATGATAATGGTCTTTTTTATCTTACTTGTACCGTAGTTGATGGTAAGGGTAATTTTGTAGTAACCGCTAAAAATCCAGCAGGCCCATGGTCAAATCCCACTTATTTTCCAGAAGTTAATGGTATTGACCCTGCCCTATTTTTTGACGGAGACAAGTCTTATCTCATTTATAATAGTGATGCTCCTGATAACAAACCGTTATATCAAGGTCATCGTACTATTAGAATGGTTGAATTTGATAAAGAAAAATTAAAAGTAGTTGGTGAACATAGAATTCTTATAAATGGAGGTGTTGACATTTCTAAAAAACCAGTATGGATTGAAGGTCCAAGAATGTATAAGTTAAATGGTTATTACTATTTAATGGCAGCAGAAGGAGGAACTTCAGTTGACCACTCTGAGGTAATCCTTAGAAATAAAAACATAAATGACGAATTTATACCATACAAAGACAATCCAATACTGACGCAACGACAGTTAGATCCCAATCGAAAAGACCCGATAACATCCGCTGGACATGCTGATTTAATACAAACTAAAAATGGCGAATGGTATGGCGTATTTTTGGCTACAAGAGATTATGGAGACGATCATTACAACACGGGTAGAGAAACCTTTCTAGCTCCTGTAAAATGGGTTGATGATTGGCCAATCTTTGATTTAGATGGTGAAACCATTAAATATCAATATCCATTACCAAAAGGAGTAAAAATAAATAAAGAGGCATTTAAACTTAATGGTAACTTTACCTACACAGAAGGTTTTGAAACAAACAAATTAGGGTACCATTGGATGTTCTTAAGAACACCCAAAGATACTTGGTATAGTTTGGAAGAAAAGAAAGGTTTTTTAACCATAAACACAAGGCCACAAACACTATCTGGTTTAATTAACCCTAGTTTTATTGGGCATAGACAGCAACATTTAAAAGGTTCTGCTAGTGTAACGATGGACTTTTCAACTCAGTCTCCTAATGAAAGTGCCGGTTTAGTTGCCTTTCAGAATGAAGCTCATTTTTACTATTTATGCAAATCAGTTAAAAATGGTAATCCTATTGTTCAATTAATAAAAGGCGGTGAAAAAGAGCTGACCGTAATTGCTTCTGTTGATTTACCCGAAACAACTTCTACGATCCAATTAAAAATTGAAGCGAATGTAGATACTTATAACTTTTCTTATGCTATTGGTGACGACTGGAAAATTCTAGCAGAAAATAGTGACGGAAAGTACTTAAGCACCAAAGAAGCGGGTGGTTTTGTTGGTGTTACATTAGGAATGTACACCACTTCAAATGGAAAAGAAAGCACTAATAAAGCGTATTTTGATTCTTTTACCTATACAGGTAATGATGCTATTTATGAATAG